The genome window CGAGGAACCTTAAAATAAATGTTTTTTTGAATACGGTTACATTTCGACGAATCCTCCTGTATAATAGTTTGTGAAATTATCAAATTAAAACTAAGGAGGATGCCATTATGTCAAGAAAAGATAATAATCACAAACCAGCACCGGTCCTGTTTCAGTGTGCGATTTTCGCCGGTATTTTATGGGTCGCTAGCATTATTTCGGCGCTCTGTCCGCCATCGTTCACGGTACCGACTCCAGTGATTGGGCTGATTTTGCTCTATCTTCTATTAATCCTTGGGGTGGTCAAATTGGAATGGGTTGAGAATCTAGGGATGTTCTTGATTAGTCTGATTGGCTTCCTCTTTGTGCCATCAGGAATTCAGATTGCTAATGATTTAGGAATTTTACAACGGGAAGGCTGGCAAATTCTCCTGGTAATCCTGGTAGCAACAGTGTCTTTGCTGGTAGTAACCGCTTATGTTGCCCGGTTGGTCATTGCTATTCACAAGCGAATCGCGGGAGGTCAAGATCATGACAGCATTAACCAATAACTTAGCCCTGCCATTTACCG of Limosilactobacillus oris contains these proteins:
- a CDS encoding CidA/LrgA family protein, coding for MSRKDNNHKPAPVLFQCAIFAGILWVASIISALCPPSFTVPTPVIGLILLYLLLILGVVKLEWVENLGMFLISLIGFLFVPSGIQIANDLGILQREGWQILLVILVATVSLLVVTAYVARLVIAIHKRIAGGQDHDSINQ